From the Acidovorax sp. NCPPB 3576 genome, the window TCCTCTGGCACATCATGAAGATGTACTCGCACCACGGCATCAACGACTTCGTGATCTGCTGCGGCTACAAGGGCTACATGATCAAGGAATACTTCGCCAACTATTTCCTGCACATGTCGGACGTGACCTTCGATCTGGCCAACAACCGCATGGAAGTGCATGGGCGCTATGCCGAGCCCTGGCGGGTCACGCTGGTGGACACGGGCGAGGCGACGATGACCGGAGGGCGGCTCAAGCGCGTGGGCGAATACGTGCGCGGCGAAGAGGCCTTCTGCTTCACCTATGGTGACGGCGTGAGCGACATCGACATCGGCGCGCTCATCGCGTTCCACCGCAATGCAGGCGTGCTCGCCACGCTGATGGCCACACCGCCACCCGGTCGGTTCGGTGCGCTGGATTTGGACGAGCAGCAATACGTCACGCTGTTCAAGGAAAAGCCGGAGGGCGATGGCGGCCTGATCAACGGCGGGTTCTTCGTGCTGTCGCCCCGGGTGCTGGACCTGATCGCTGACGACAGCACCGTGTGGGAGCGCGAGCCGCTGGAGGTCTTGTCGCAGCGCAAACAGCTTGCCGCCTATCGCCATCCCGGCTTTTGGCAACCCATGGACACCCTGCGCGACAAAATGCTGCTGGAAACATTGTGGACACAGGAAAAGGCGCCATGGAAAACCTGGTGAATTTCGCTGTGGATGCGGCGTTTTGGCGGGGGCGGCGCGTCTTCTTGACGGGTCACACCGGCTTCAAGGGAGGCTGGCTCAGCCTGTGGCTGCAGACTTTGGGAGCGCAAGTGACCGGGTTCGCCTTGGCGCCGCAGGCGCTGTCGCTGTTTCGTCTGGGCCGGGTGGAGCGAGGGATGCAATCCATCATTGCCAACGTACAGGACGGGGTAGCGCTGCAGGACGCTTTGAGTTCCAGTGGCGCGGAGGTCGTCATTCACATGGCGGCTCAGCCGCTGGTGCGTCAAGGGTACGCGGAGCCTGTGGAAACTTACGCTACGAACGTCATGGGGACGGTGCACCTGCTGCAAGCGGTGCGTGCCACGGCCAGCGTACGGGCGGTCGTCGTGGTGACGACAGACAAATGTTATGAAAACCGGGAGTGGGCCTGGGGATACCGTGAAAACGACGCGTTGGGTGGGCGTGATCCCTACAGCAACAGCAAGGCTTGCGCCGAGTTGGTCGCGCAGAGTTTTCGGGACTCCTTTTTTCCGGTGGAGCGTTTTGCGGACCATCGGGTGGCCATCGCCACGGCCCGCGCGGGCAACGTGATCGGCGGCGGCGACTGGGCGGCGAACCGGCTGGTGCCGGATTTTCTGCGGGCCGCGGAAGGGGGTGACGTGCTGGAGTTGCGCTATCCCCACGCGGTCCGCCCCTGGCAGCATGTTTTGGAGCCGCTGGCCGGCTACCTCCGGCTGTTGCAGCGGCTGGTGGAACTGGGGCCGGAGGTTTCGGGGGCGTGGAACTTCGGCCCAACGGACGACGGCCTGCAGACCGTGGGCGAAGTCGTGCGTCAACTGGCTTCCTGCTGGCCTGAGTCCGTGAACGTGCGCTACGGCGATGGGCAACCGTCTGCGCACGAAACCAGCGTGCTTCGGTTGGACAGCAGCAAGGCGCGCGCAAACCTGGGATGGCTGCCGCGCTGGACCTTGGAGCGCGCTTTGCGCAATACGGCGGACTGGCACCTTGCACACCGTAGGGGAAACTGCATGGACGCCGTAACCCGCCAACAAATCGCTCAATACACCACCGCCCCGGTCACCGAGCTTTCGGCGGCGCGGACCCTTCACGCAACCTCTCTCACCTGATGGACCGACTGAGCCAGATTCGCGAACAGATCGCCACCCTTGTCCAGGAATACGCCGCGCGCGCCTACCGGCCTCAGCCCTTTCTGCCTGGCGCCTCCAACGTGGCGGTGTCAGGCAAGGTCATTGGAGAGGGGGAGTTGCAGAACATGGTATCTGCTGCGTTGGACGGGTGGCTGACCACGGGACGATTCAACGAGGCGTTCGAAGCGCGCATGCGGGCCTTTCTGGGCGTAGAGCACGTGATGACTACCAACAGTGGCTCATCTGCCAACCTGCTGGCCTTTTCTGCTTTGACTTCCCCCATGCTGGGCGACCGCAGGGTGCGCCCTGGCGACGAGGTGATCGGTGTGGCGGCGGGTTTTCCGACGACCGTCAACCCCATCCTGCAGGCGGGGGCCGTGCCCGTGTTCGTCGATGTGGAACTGGGCACCTATAACGTGGATGTCCAGCAATTGGACGCAGCGATCTCCCCAAAAACCAAAGCCATCATGCTGGCGCATACGCTGGGCAATCCGTTCAATCTGCGCGCCGTGCAGGCCTTGTGCCGCAAGCATGGGTTGTGGCTCATCGAGGACTGCTGCGATGCCCTGGGCTCCACTTATGACGGCCGTCTGGTGGGTACCTTTGGCGACATCGGGACGCTCAGCTTCTATCCCGCGCACCACATCACGATGGGCGAAGGCGGTGCGGTGTTCACCAACGACGACACACTGGCCCGTATCGTCACTTCTTTCAGGGACTGGGGACGCGATTGCTACTGCGAACCTGGTAAGGACAACACCTGCGGCCGGCGATATGAATGGCAACTGGGCGACCTGCCCGCAGGATACGACCACAAGTACACCTACTCCCACATAGGCTACAACCTGAAGATCACCGATATGCAGGCCGCATGCGCCCTGGCGCAGATGGACCGCCTGCCCGGTTTCATCGCCGCGCGGCAGACCAATTTCCACCACCTGTACGAGCGGCTCGAAAGCTGCGAAGAATTCATGATCTTGCCCCGGCCGACCGAAGGGTCCGTTCCGTCTTGGTTCGGCTTTCCCCTGACATTGCGTGAAGCTGCGGGAAGCCGGCGCGTCGATTTGCTGCAGTATCTGGAGCAAAGCCGTATCGGCACCCGACTGCTCTTCGCTGGAAATCTGACGCGTCAACCCTGCATGCAAGGGCAGCACTATCGTGTGGCCGGCCCGCTGACCCAGAGCGACGCCATCATGAATGACACTTTCTGGATCGGCTTGCACCCGGGATTGAGCATGGACATGCTGGACTTCATGGCTGACCGGATCGAATCGTATTTCGGTCTGCACTTTCAATGAGCAAGTACTCCGTACCCGCCTTGATGCGACGCTTTGGCCCATGAGAATCGAACCCATGCCGCTGCCGGGCTGCTACCAGATCCATCCCCACGTGCTGGCCGATCCACGGGGCCATTTCGTCAAGACCTTTCAGTCGTCCGCCTTCCGTGCCCACGGATTGGCAGACAATTTCGCCGAAACCTTCTACAGCGTATCGCGTAAGGGGGTGCTGCGTGGCTTTCACTTCCAAGTGCCTCCGCATGAGCATGCGAAGCTCGTTTATTGCACGGCGGGGGCTGTACTCGATGCGGTGGTGGACATCCGCCGCGGCTCTCCCACAGAAGCGCAATTCACGACCTTCGAACTGATCGCCGAACATGCCGCCATGGTTTACATTCCGGCCGGGTTCGCCCATGCCTTCTATGCCTTGACGGACAGCGCTACCGTGGCTTACCAAGTGACCACCGAATTTGCGCCCGAACATGATGCCGGGGTACGCTGGGATTCCTTTGGCGTACCTTGGCCCGACCCCAATCCCATCCTGTCTGCCAAGGATATGGCGCTACCGCTCTGGCAGGACTTCGACACTCCCTTTACTCTGGCAAGCGCCCCCAAAGACTGACGATGCATCTTTTCATCACGGGCGGAACCGGCTTTATCGGTGGCCACCTGCTCGACGCATTGGGGAAGACGGCGCACCGCACGACGGCGCTGTGCAGAAGGCCGGAGCAAGCTGCCCAACGGCCGGCCGAGAGGCGCACTTGGATATGCAAACCGATGGATGCTCTGGAGGCGGCCGATCTGCGCGGCGTCGATGTGCTGGTGCATCTTGCGTCCACTGATGTTCCCCCCCGCCCTTCGGAATGGCAGCGGCTTTTTTATTGGAATGTCGATGTGCTCGTGCGGGTGCTTTTGGCCGCGCAGTCGGGCGGGGTGCGCCGGGTAGTCGTCGCGGGCACTTTCGCGGAGTACGGTCGCTCGTTCGAGAAGTACGATGCCATGCCCTGCGATGCGCCGTTGCTGCCTACTTATGGATATGCTGCGTCCAAGGCCGCGGCGTTCCAGGTGGCCAGTGCCTTTGCCATCGAACGCGGAATCGAAATGTGCTACCTGCGTATTTTCTCGGCCTTCGGCGAGGGGCAATATGCGCAGAACTTTTGGCCTGCTTTAAAGAAGGCGGCCTTGGAGGGCGAGGACTTTCCCATGACCCCTGGTGAGCAGGTGCGGGACTACGTCGATGTAGAGCAGGTCGCGAGGGCTTTTTTATGCGCTGCCGAATCTGGCGGTGTGCAGGCAGGCGTGCCCTGGGTGCGCAATGTGGGCTCGGGCGTTCCGGTGTCCATGAAAGCGTTCGCCGAGCATTGGTGGTCGGTCTGGAATGCGCCGGGCCGGCTGCTGGTGGGGGCCTTGCCATACCGGCCCAACGAACTCATGCGCTGCGTTCCGCGCCCCGGTGTCGATT encodes:
- the rfbG gene encoding CDP-glucose 4,6-dehydratase, giving the protein MENLVNFAVDAAFWRGRRVFLTGHTGFKGGWLSLWLQTLGAQVTGFALAPQALSLFRLGRVERGMQSIIANVQDGVALQDALSSSGAEVVIHMAAQPLVRQGYAEPVETYATNVMGTVHLLQAVRATASVRAVVVVTTDKCYENREWAWGYRENDALGGRDPYSNSKACAELVAQSFRDSFFPVERFADHRVAIATARAGNVIGGGDWAANRLVPDFLRAAEGGDVLELRYPHAVRPWQHVLEPLAGYLRLLQRLVELGPEVSGAWNFGPTDDGLQTVGEVVRQLASCWPESVNVRYGDGQPSAHETSVLRLDSSKARANLGWLPRWTLERALRNTADWHLAHRRGNCMDAVTRQQIAQYTTAPVTELSAARTLHATSLT
- the rfbH gene encoding lipopolysaccharide biosynthesis protein RfbH — protein: MDRLSQIREQIATLVQEYAARAYRPQPFLPGASNVAVSGKVIGEGELQNMVSAALDGWLTTGRFNEAFEARMRAFLGVEHVMTTNSGSSANLLAFSALTSPMLGDRRVRPGDEVIGVAAGFPTTVNPILQAGAVPVFVDVELGTYNVDVQQLDAAISPKTKAIMLAHTLGNPFNLRAVQALCRKHGLWLIEDCCDALGSTYDGRLVGTFGDIGTLSFYPAHHITMGEGGAVFTNDDTLARIVTSFRDWGRDCYCEPGKDNTCGRRYEWQLGDLPAGYDHKYTYSHIGYNLKITDMQAACALAQMDRLPGFIAARQTNFHHLYERLESCEEFMILPRPTEGSVPSWFGFPLTLREAAGSRRVDLLQYLEQSRIGTRLLFAGNLTRQPCMQGQHYRVAGPLTQSDAIMNDTFWIGLHPGLSMDMLDFMADRIESYFGLHFQ
- a CDS encoding dTDP-4-dehydrorhamnose 3,5-epimerase family protein — its product is MPLPGCYQIHPHVLADPRGHFVKTFQSSAFRAHGLADNFAETFYSVSRKGVLRGFHFQVPPHEHAKLVYCTAGAVLDAVVDIRRGSPTEAQFTTFELIAEHAAMVYIPAGFAHAFYALTDSATVAYQVTTEFAPEHDAGVRWDSFGVPWPDPNPILSAKDMALPLWQDFDTPFTLASAPKD
- a CDS encoding NAD-dependent epimerase/dehydratase family protein, producing the protein MHLFITGGTGFIGGHLLDALGKTAHRTTALCRRPEQAAQRPAERRTWICKPMDALEAADLRGVDVLVHLASTDVPPRPSEWQRLFYWNVDVLVRVLLAAQSGGVRRVVVAGTFAEYGRSFEKYDAMPCDAPLLPTYGYAASKAAAFQVASAFAIERGIEMCYLRIFSAFGEGQYAQNFWPALKKAALEGEDFPMTPGEQVRDYVDVEQVARAFLCAAESGGVQAGVPWVRNVGSGVPVSMKAFAEHWWSVWNAPGRLLVGALPYRPNELMRCVPRPGVDLLVG
- the rfbF gene encoding glucose-1-phosphate cytidylyltransferase, coding for MKAIILAGGLGSRLSEETLQKPKPMVEIGGKPILWHIMKMYSHHGINDFVICCGYKGYMIKEYFANYFLHMSDVTFDLANNRMEVHGRYAEPWRVTLVDTGEATMTGGRLKRVGEYVRGEEAFCFTYGDGVSDIDIGALIAFHRNAGVLATLMATPPPGRFGALDLDEQQYVTLFKEKPEGDGGLINGGFFVLSPRVLDLIADDSTVWEREPLEVLSQRKQLAAYRHPGFWQPMDTLRDKMLLETLWTQEKAPWKTW